The stretch of DNA ATTGTAATTTCAGTAGATTCAATAAACATAACAAATATATTTCCTCCTTCGTCATTGCCTTTATGTCAAACTGCTAGAGTCTTCACAGAAGAATCTATATACACTTTCTACATCTCCAAAATCGGTCGAATTTGGATTCGTCTTTATTTCTTCCCTTTTTCTAACCCTACATACAATCTAACAAATTCTATTTTCTCTGTTCATACTGATCATTTTGTTctcttgcatgaattctctcCTACTAATAACAATTCAGTTTTTTTCAAAGAATATCTTGTTAATGTTCTTGATGCTAGATTTTCACTCAAGTTCAAACCAAAGAAAGATTCATTAGCATTCATCAATGCAATTGAAATTGTTTCAGCTCCTGATACACTTATATCAGATTCAGCAACTCAAGTTTTTCCACTTGGAGAATTCAAAGGTTTGATGAAATCAGCTTTGCAAGTATCTTATAGAATAAATGTCGGCGGCCCTACCATAACTCCTGAGGTTGACACATTGTCAAGAACATGGGAGACTGATGGTTCATATAACATTTTTCCACAAGGCTCTATGAGTGTTTCTGTCTCAAATAAAAGCATAAAGTATTCACAAGAAAATGGTGTTAATCTTACACCATTGATTGCTCCAAATTCAGTTTATGCAACATGTGTACAAATGAAAGACACTGAAGTTATGCAACCAAAGTTCAATCTTAGTTGGATGGTGAATGTTGAAGAAAGCTACTCTTATTTGATAAGAATGCATTTTTGTGACATTGTTAGCACAAGTCTTGATCAATTGTATTTCAATGTATACATCAATGGGATTGAAGGTGTGGAAGCTTTGGACCTTTCATCTCAAACCAAAGCTCTATCGACCGCGTTTTACATGGATTTTGTGATTGATTCATCTAATATCACAAATGGTTCTATCTTGATTCAAGTAGGGCCACCTAATCTTCAACTAAGTACAACCAATGCAATTTTGAATGGAATTGAGGTGATGAAAATGAGCAATAGTGCTAATAGTTTGGATGGTTTTTTCTCTGTTGATGGAGAATACATAGGACCAAATGTAACATCCAAGGTAATGAAAATTATTGCTATTGTTGGCTTGGCATTGGCTGTGATAGCATTTTTGTTACTAGCAATAATGTATATTAGGTGGTTAAGGAGACCTCTAGATTGGGAAGAAAGTAGAAGTTTATCTTCATggattcttcctcttcattcgAGACGTAAGAAAAGTTGCAACACAAATTTAAACACATCTGATTCACCTAAGAGTAAGAATGGTGGTGGTCATTTTGTTCATTACTCTCCAAGAGGGCAAGAAAAGTTCTTCCATTTTGCCGAATTACAACGAGCTACAAATAACTTTGATGATAAAAGAGTTATTGGTGAAGGAGGATTTGGTAAAGTGTACCTTGGAATATTGGAAGATGGAACAAATGTTGCTATAAAAAGAGGAAGTGGTGGTTCAGGACAAGGGATGAATGAGTTTATAACAGAACTAAGCATGCTTTCTAAGATGCGACATCGCCATTTAGTTTCACTAATAGGTTACTGTGATGAAAACTCAGAAATGGTTCTTATATATGATTACATGTCTAATGGCCCTTTTCGTTCGCACCTTTATGGCTCTAACTTCTCTCCTTTGTCTTGGCAAAAAAGGCTTGAGATATGCATCGGTGCTGCTCGCGGTTTGCATTATCTCCATACAGGTAATTAATTGTTACAAATTACACAATCAAACAGATGAATATTTATCTCATATGTAAAATAAGTTTGATAGAACCAATCAAgtccagtggtgattggcgctggacttggtagggagggggccaaaactgacccccgaaccagattaggcggtccaatggtccggatactggtggtgaaaaccaaaaaaaagtttgatagAGACGGAAACTCTTTAGATTTCATATTGATCAACAAACTAATTCACTTTTATATTTGTAATACAGGTGCATCTCAAAGTATAATACACCGCGATGTGAAGACAACAAATATACTCTTGGATGAGAATTATGTAGCCAAGGTTTCAGATTTTGGTTTATCAAAAGCTATCCAAGATAAATCTCAAGTGAGCACTGCAGTTAAGGGTAGTTTTGGATATCTTGATCCTGAATATTTCAGAAGCCAACAACTAACTCAAAAATCTGATATATACTCATTTGGTGTAGTCCTATTTGAGGTATTGTGTGCTAGGCCAGTTGTGTGTCCTACATTACCTATGGAACAAGCTAACTTAGCTGATTGGGTGTTGCAACAATATAGAATAGGGAATCTTCACAAGATGattgataaaaatatagttGATACTATAAATCATGAATCATACAAGATTTTTTCACAAATTGGTGTGAAATGTTTAGCAGATCATGGTGTTGATAGGCCTAGTATGGGTGATGTGTTGTGGCATTTGGAACATGCTTTGCAACTACAAATAGCTTCATCACATGTTGATATTCCACTTATAGATCAAAGTACAAATGAATATGAAAGAAATGATGATCACTTACATGGTGTCACAAGTGATGAGTCTGCAAATTCTagttcaattttgttttctcaaatgGTCAATTTTCAAGGAAGGTGAAGTTGGAGATTGAAATTATTAGTAATAGTTTTGAAGGTAAAATTGTTATCAACTTGTTGCCATTAAGggacttgaattttttttatattagtccTTATTACTGAGCAACCTTTAGGATATAGTTAGGTTTACAAGAAGTTGGTTTGAtcaaataacttaaattttttgaagtaGTGATGTAGGGAGagaaaatcaattttcaaatgCAAAAATCGCAAATGATATGAGCATTTCTGTTTCTACATTTACATACGAGTTTGGAAATTAGATTTTGAAACCTACCGAGCGAAAAATGTTTTCCAAACCCATATATGATTCGAAACGTAGAATCCAAATTTTAttctcaaaataaaaacaaaaaattgggGCTAAGAGAAAGAGTGGCCTAAAAAAAATCCATTAGTCAACCACTAGCTTCTGTTTGTATCAAACCTAATTTTGATTGGTTTCTACACAAATACTACATGACATTTAATATAAGGCAAACTTTTTTTGACTagaatatttaatataatagtACTAGTATAAACTTGACTAAACTAAACTTTTTTTGACTAATCTTAACCATAAATAAAAGGAACCGACACTTTAGATTCGTATAAATGTGGGGAGTGGTTCATAGTGCTTGTAGCTATTGCAAAAGTGTCATTTGGAAATTCTAATTaagtttcaaatataaattcaattaattaagaaaagttgatgtatttctcctcaaagtaaataaataaaaaattgagtatttattaatttaaattttgaatcaaataataacTCATTGTTAGTTATATTTGAGATGAAACGGATTAACTTTGAtacataaatttaatttatataagcCCTTAGGTTCAGTAGTCTTAGGTTCGTTTCTGATTGAcgtaaactaaaaataaatttaatttatatatatattgttattataaagtaaaaaatatgaTTGGTTGAGATATGTTGAAATTGAAGAACTTTTTACATTACAATGATGCCAATTAAATTCTTTACGTATAAGCAAAAAATGGTTTCTTAAATAGGGGTATTTTTGCTTTAGAATTTACATGCAGAAGAAGAAACAAGGTAACTCCAAATTAACCTTCAAAAGCCTACAACAATAATTTTGTACTCAATCACCTAATGGCTAATTGCATTTAAATTTCAGATGAAATGTCAATAAATATGTTGACATCACACCAAGGAAGAGAGTATAGacaaactaattaaaatattgattaaTACTaatgtttaattaaattatatattcatATAATCCGTGTAGAAAgagaatcaaatcaaataattaagatAACTAGTCACCgccccgtgcgatgcacgggtttgaAAGAACGTCATATACATAACAATCATGGTTgttgtcaatcatggatgttaTGAGTCAAATGAAGTTAGTCataagcatataaaaattaaacaaattggTTCATTTGGCGGAACACcaaatttatttcaatcatGGATGCTGTCAATTAAGTAGATTAAGCATAATATATCATTGCAAATATAGGATGTTTTAAATTAAAGGCATCATATAATTTAATCTTAGTTAAGTGGGTTAAACATAATTGATCATTGCAAACATAAATGCAGACCATATGCACACTTCAAGTGAATCATCACACCGAATTTTATAATGGAACTTTCTATGACCCATGACATTTATAGAAAGATTACTACTATTTGAGATTTGAGAATAGATAGAAGTGGTATGGGACATAGGAGTGCTATTCAAAATATAGGTAGGAGAAATTTTAGTGATGATAGAAGAATTTTGTGAAGGACATGATAGCAAGTTCCAAAATAGTATTCTTCAACATATGAGAATTATTTCTACCTTCCTTTCCTCTCTCATCAACCTTCAATGTATAAGACTTTTCTAGGTCAATCTCATTATATCATATGAAGCCAAATTCAATTTACAAAAACAACCACataaattatcattatcatgacaatatgaagaaaaaaaagttttaatgcACAATAAGGATGCAAGAGTACATTAGGATATACTTTAAAGAAAAACATCAATACATAGACTCaatctatttctctcttcctctaaacaataattcaaaaataatcacaACTCCTTTTTTCCATTAATTTGGTTGATAACTTCAAACTCCAGGTCCCTCCCTCTTTAGGAAGTCATGTCGCATATAGATCGAAGGCCCAAAACCAAATTGATAATCTTCTATCATATCCTACAATCTAAAGTTCCCTGCataaaatttggaaattcatCATATCTGAGATAAAAAGATAACCAAATTGATGTTCAAATGTTACAAATAGAACCACGTTGCTGCTATGTGACAAAAAATTTACCTCATTAGTATTGCTTGTATTTTTCACCTCATTAGTTTAAATGAGAACATGCATGGTGTATATAGAAGTTTTTCATCTATGTTTCAATCCCCACCACTTAAGCCATGCTCAATAAAAATCTCATTCCACCGACCAAACAAAACTAAAGAAATTCAATTAATTGAAATATCACAAAGAGACATAATCAGAGAAAATTAATGCAGAAGTTAGAATCTTTTTACCTCTAGCATTTCAAAAGGAAAAAAGGCATAACCAGGTAACCTATATCAAACACCACCAATATTTCCCCATACTATAATACTCTGCAATTcaagtgcaaaaaaaaaaccataagaagataaaatataatcaaataccAATCAATTTTCCGTTAAGAAAAAGTCAATTACTTCAACACTCAACATCTCAAAATTATCTTCTTCTaaccctttatttatttaagaggagatgaatagaaaagaaaattagaagagtGGTGTATTTGATCAATGAGAAAATATGTGTGTATTAGTGAAGGAGTTATTCAAAAATATAGGATTGGATGCTCAAGACTTCCTAAAAAGTATCAATGATGATGTAGTCATCCCTATAAAATAGTAGTAACCATACATACCTATCCCTCCTCCCCTAAAAAGTAGCAATTATGATTCGCCAACATGAGTTCCAAATTTATATGCACAAgtaaaaaaggaataaaaagttgcttacaaaaaaaaattaaggggtTTAGTTGCTTAATTAGTGTGTTTTAATTAGTGTGTTTCTAATTGGAATATCCCTAATCTCCCAAACCAACAAAACAAACCCCCAATAGCTACATCATGAAAAAACCACTTTTAACTTTCATCGTTAACACATGGAATTAAGGATCATAATGTTTAAATTAGGAAGGCTTTGTTGATAATCAGCTCATAAATTTTCATACAACTCGCCTGTGAAGTGTATGTCCTGAACATCATGTAAAGCCCAAGAGAACCAACTTTAGGCatgtatttttttcatattctcATATCTTCCCTGCATGTGCTACTTTAAACTTACATAGAAACAAATCAATAATTATTTGGTATGCACCTAATTAGTGATAGTTATGGTTATAACAATAACAAACATGTTATAAGCAAACATAAGATAATAGAGCATAATATACATGACATTAAGTGATGACAGGTCAAAGAGGCAAATAGGAAACATAATAGAGCTGGAACATGACATATAAGAGCCTTACCTCAAATGATATCAATATAGACCATGTAATCTATTATAGGgaagttaaataataatagttgtAACACTTCATTGCttctaaaaattctaaaatttgcATGCACTTGAAATATATCACTTAACAGAATCAGAGAATTAATTACTCATAATTCTCTCTTCAACAGTGAATCCTAAAATAGTTTTGATATGCATAAATGGATATAAAAGAGTATTAATGTTATCGCACTTACCATGATGGATTCAAGAAATCACATATCAAAACCTACACACAAAAACTACAAAATCAGAAATTGTCAAAACCCCAATGTAAAAATAACCATATAAGTACACTACaaaaaatgattgaataaaGTGCACTAACCGGGTTAGATAAACAAACTTACTGCAAATCTTCAAGGGTGGCATCCATGACCTTACTTATCTTGCCATTTTTCTCAGTTTctttcatatgatttttttaaacgACATGACCAAACATCTATGACAGagatgaaattaaaattataagatatAATCAATTTAGAGTTAAAAATGAGTCATCCGTGTATAACCATATCtaactatacatcattataCACAAATGAATGGCATGCATGATGGCTGTATAAAAAATGCAAGATTTCACTCAAATGAGAACCTTGCATTTGCTATTGACATATTATATGCATTGCTGCTTCCTAACTCATCAATGTGAGTGGAAAATTTATTCTTGTTCTATAATTATGCAACAAAAAAATGACACATGAAACATATAGAATGATCTGTCATTGGTTGAAGCACCTggaaatatatttatatggtactatatatataatcatatcTTAGAAGAATCAGCAGTGACTCGGCTAAGGGCAATGGCGGTCTTTGAGTCAGAGGGGCGCCCCAAATGCTTGCCGATGAAGTCGCCGGCTGACATGAGCTTTTCAATATCGACGTTGGTTTTCACACCAAGACCATTAAGCATGTACACAACATCTTCGGTAGCTACATTTCCCGAAGCCCCCTTAGCATATGGACAGCCACCAAGACCAGCAACTGAAGAATCAACTGCGCTTATTCCCATCTGTTTATATGAATACAAACCAATGATGTCAATTAATAACTGTGACTACCAAATCATAAAAAGCAGACCCAATTTAAACCTATATTCTTGAAAAAATATGCTTCTGATTTGTTACAGTTGGAAAATCCTGAATTTGCCAGTCATGTATCTCAGGCTGTCCGATCTAAAGATAGGATTGCTCATGTTTCAACTCAGTCAAGCACATTCAAAGTATGCAGTTGCAACATGATCTGTTTGATCTTAATAAGGCAGCCCTGAGAAAAATGGCTGCggcaaattcaaaattttccaaCTGTCAAAAATCCAAGTGAATTTCCATTAATTATAGTCGTTTGAAGGTTGGTTAACTTACTTGGAGGGATACAAGAATGTTTGAAAGGGATTGCCCATATGTGTCATAGAAGTGAACAGCAAACCAAAAGCACTGGAACTATTGTGCCTGATCACGAAAGAAACAGAAAATTCTCAGAAAAAAGAATGTATATTCCAGATTAAGAGAAAAAAACACAGTTTGGCATTAATCTCACAATTCTTCCCAGTCTCAATTCAATATTTGACAGATGTATACTCTTTTCActgttttcaattatttgtaGAGAAATGGTGAGAACCTAAGGTTTTTCCACAAACAGAAAATTGGCAACTAAAAACCTAAGGTTTTTCCACAATCAGA from Trifolium pratense cultivar HEN17-A07 linkage group LG5, ARS_RC_1.1, whole genome shotgun sequence encodes:
- the LOC123886897 gene encoding probable receptor-like protein kinase At5g61350, which translates into the protein MEKKNKDVNMKSSYNFFVLFIFFFFPSRSISVTDHNSFTPLVNYLIDCGSPVKTLLNDGRNFKSDRETTSLLSTTEDIVISVDSINITNIFPPSSLPLCQTARVFTEESIYTFYISKIGRIWIRLYFFPFSNPTYNLTNSIFSVHTDHFVLLHEFSPTNNNSVFFKEYLVNVLDARFSLKFKPKKDSLAFINAIEIVSAPDTLISDSATQVFPLGEFKGLMKSALQVSYRINVGGPTITPEVDTLSRTWETDGSYNIFPQGSMSVSVSNKSIKYSQENGVNLTPLIAPNSVYATCVQMKDTEVMQPKFNLSWMVNVEESYSYLIRMHFCDIVSTSLDQLYFNVYINGIEGVEALDLSSQTKALSTAFYMDFVIDSSNITNGSILIQVGPPNLQLSTTNAILNGIEVMKMSNSANSLDGFFSVDGEYIGPNVTSKVMKIIAIVGLALAVIAFLLLAIMYIRWLRRPLDWEESRSLSSWILPLHSRRKKSCNTNLNTSDSPKSKNGGGHFVHYSPRGQEKFFHFAELQRATNNFDDKRVIGEGGFGKVYLGILEDGTNVAIKRGSGGSGQGMNEFITELSMLSKMRHRHLVSLIGYCDENSEMVLIYDYMSNGPFRSHLYGSNFSPLSWQKRLEICIGAARGLHYLHTGASQSIIHRDVKTTNILLDENYVAKVSDFGLSKAIQDKSQVSTAVKGSFGYLDPEYFRSQQLTQKSDIYSFGVVLFEVLCARPVVCPTLPMEQANLADWVLQQYRIGNLHKMIDKNIVDTINHESYKIFSQIGVKCLADHGVDRPSMGDVLWHLEHALQLQIASSHVDIPLIDQSTNEYERNDDHLHGVTSDESANSSSILFSQMVNFQGR